The genomic DNA CCCGGGGGAGGACGTCGGAGTGCTGCCGCAGCAGGCCCGGGCGATCGCGGACGGGTACGCCGTCGACGGTGCGGCCCTCGACCTGGGTGCGCTGCTCTGGGACGGTGCATGCCTGCCTGCTGCGCAGATCCGGATCCCGCTGGCGATGCTCAACCGGCACGGACTCGTCGCCGGCGCCACCGGCACCGGCAAGACCAAGACCCTCCAGCTCATCGCCGAGCAGCTGTCGGCCAACGGCGTGCCGGTCTTTCTCGCCGACATCAAGGGCGACGTGTCCGGCATCGCCGCTCCGGGCGTGCCGGGCGGCAAGGTTGCCGAGCGGGCCGGGCAGGTCGGGCAGCAGTGGGAGGCCAAGGGCTTCCCGTGCGAGTTCTACGCGCTCGGCGGCATCGGCCCCGGCATTCCGCTGCGGGCGACGGTCACCGACTTCGGTCCCGTACTGCTTTCCAAGGTGCTCCAGCTGAACCGCACGCAGGAGCAGTCGCTCGGCCTCATCTTCCACTACGCCGACGCCAAGGGCCTGGAACTGGTGGATCTGAAGGATCTGCGGGCCGTCGTCGCGTTTCTCGTCTCGGACACCGGCAAGCCCGAACTGAAGGGGATCGGCGGGCTCTCCACGGCCACCGCCGGGGTGATTCTGCGGTCGCTCACCGCCTTCGAGCAGCAGGGGGCGAGCGACTTCTTCGGCGAGCCGGAGTTCGAGACGGCGGAGTTCCTGCGGCAGGCGCCGGACGGCCGGGGGCTGGTCTCCGTACTGGAACTGGCGTCCGTACAGGACAAGCCGGAGCTCTTCTCGACGTTCCTGATGTGGCTGCTCGCGGATCTCTTCCACGATCTGCCGGAGGTCGGCGACCTCGAGCGGCCCAAGCTGGTGTTCTTCTTCGACGAGGCGCATCTGCTCTTCAACGGGGCGTCGAAGGCGTTCCTGGACTCGATCACGCAGACCGTGCGGCTGATCCGTTCCAAGGGAGTGGGCATCTTCTTCGTCACGCAGACTCCGCGCGATGTGCCGGGGGATGTGCTGGCGCAGCTCGGCAACCGGGTGCAGCACGCGCTGCGGGCGTTCACCCCGGACGACGCGAAGGCGCTGCGGGCGACGGTGAAGACGTTCCCGAACTCGTCGTACGACCTGGAGGAGTTGCTGACCGGGCTGGGCATCGGCGAAGCGGTGATCACCGTGCTGAGCGAGCGGGGCGCGCCGACGCCGGTCGCCGCGACCCGGCTGCGGTCGCCGCAGTCGCTGATGGGTCCGCTCGGCGCGGCGGAACTGGACGCGGCGGTGAAGGGATCGCCGCTGTACGGGAGTTACGCACAGCCGGTGGACCGGGAGTCGGCGTACGAGAAGCTCACCGCCGAGCACGAGGCGGAGCAGCGGGCCGTGGCGGAGGCCGCGGGCCGGCCGGCGAAGGAGCCGGCGAAGAGGTCCGGGCGGCCGGAGGACGACGCCTCGCTGGTGGAACAGGTGGTGGGGAGTGGGGTGTTCCGGTCGCTGGCGCGGTCGGTCGGGACGCAGCTGGGGCGGGAGATCTCGCGTTCGCTCTTCGGTACGGCGCGCCGCAGGAGGTAGCGGAGGAGGTGGGGGTGGGAGCCGGCCGGCGGCCCCCACCTGAGAGCAGCCGGCACGGCGGCCGGGCGCCGCTGCGGCCTCACCTCTTCTTTGCTGCCGCCGCCTTCGCCGCCGCCTTCGCCTCCTGTTTCTGCGCGCGGACCTTGGCGAGCGAGTCGGGGCCGGTGATGTCGGCGACCGAGCGGTGCGACCCGGCCTCCCCGTAGGGCCCCGCCGCGGCCCGCCAGCCGGTCGGCCGGACATCCAGTTGCTTGCCGAGCAGCGCCAGGAAGATCTGCGCCTTCTGGTCACCGAACCCGGGCAGCGCCTTCAGCCGTTTCAGCAGCTCGGCGCCGGTCCCGGCGTCGCTCCAGACCGCGCTCGCGTCACCGTCGTACTCCGCGACCAGGAACTGGCACAGTTGCTGTACCCGTTTGGCCATGGATCCGGGATAGCGATGCAGAGCGGGTTTGGCGCTGAAGAGCTCGGTGAACGCCTCGGGGTCGTAGGCGGCGATCTCATGGGCGTCCAGGTCGTCGGATCCCATCCGCTGGGCCAGGGTGAACGGGCCGGAGAAGGCCCACTCCATCGGGACCTGCTGGTCCAGCAGCATGCCGATCATGGCCGCGAGCGGGCTGCGGCCGAGAAGCTCGTCCGCCTCCGGCTGTTGAGCGATCCGCAAAGTGATGGCCTTGCTCCTGTTGCTCTCTGTCATGCCTTCGATCATCGCGACAGCGGCGGGCGACGGCGAGTCCAGGTGCCGCCGAACGGTCGGGCGTCCGGCGGGCCGTGACGCCGGGAATCGCCGCTGCGGCAGGCACTGACGGCCGCCGAGGCCGTCCGAGCACTCGCGGCGACCTGGATCAGACGGACGGTTGCCAGCCGAGAGCCGGGGCGAGCTCGGTGGCGATGTCGGTGAGGATCTGGACGTAGTCGTCGTGGTCGAAGGTGAAGGGCAGTGCGAACGCGACCTCGTCGACCTCCCGGAACGCGGCGTGCGCATGGAGCCGTTCAGCGATCTCGGCGGAACTGCCGACGAGGTCGGGCGCGAACATCATGCGGGCCGGCCCCTGCGGAGCGGTGGTGCGAGGCATCCGCTCGCGGGCGTATGCCTCGTACTTGGCGCGCTGCTGCGCCGAGGCGGTGTCGGTGGGGATGACGACCAGCCCGTGGGAGACACGGGCACGCTCGCCATCGGGGTGACGGGCGCGGAAGGCCCGGATGTGCGAGAGCTGGATCTCGGCGAAGTCCTCCGACTCCTCCGCTTTCACGACGCTGCTGGTCAGGAAGTTCATGCCCTGCTCACCGGCCCAGCGCGCCGACCGCAGGCTGCCGCCGCCGTACCACATACGGCCGGCCAGGCCGGGTGAGTGCGGCTGGACGAGGTCGGAGTACGCCTCGAAACCCTCCGTACCGCTGAAGTCGGTGGCCGGCTCGCCGCGTACGAATGCCAGGAGCCGTCGCACACGTTCGTAACCGAAGTCCTCGGCATCGGCGGTGTCGGGGTACAGCGCGTGCTTCACCCGCTCGTACTGCATCGGTGGGCCGACGCTGACCCCCGGATTGAGGCGGCCCCCCGACAGGATGTCGACGGTCGCCAGGTCCTCGGCCAGCCGCAGCGGATTCTCCCAGCCCAGCGGGGTGACCGCGGTGCCCAGCTGGATGCGGCTGGTGCGCTGGGAGGCCGCCGCCAGAACGACGACCGGGGAGGAGATGCCGTACTGCAGATGCCGATGACGCACCCACGCGCTGTCGAAGCCCAGTCGCTCGCCCAGCTCGATGATCGAGAGGGTCGCCTCGTGGCCCCTGCGCGGATCGGTCCCGTCGAACAGCCCGATGGTCAGAAAGCCCAGCTTCCGCAGTGGCTTCGAGGTCGGCGGCACAGCATTCCTCCATCGCTCACGGCAGGTACTGCCGTACACCGGCGTTGCCCCGATTGTCGCCGATGGCGAAAGGGCCCCACCGCGAGCGGGGCCCTTCGTAAGGCGTCGGATCCGTGAGGTGGTCCGGACGAGTCGGCCCACCGACGGGTACGGCCCCGCACGCGCGCCGGTCATCGCCCATTGGGAGGCGGCGCGTGCTCATTCGGGCGCATCACCTCCAGGTTCCCCCGCTGACCGGCGGCGATGCCGTTCATAGACCGTTCCCACGGCCCGAATCGCTCCGGCAGACCTCCGGATGAGAGCTGGCTTCGCCCTCAAGGCGGGATGCGGGGGGCCAAGTCCGGCATGAGGATCGGTGTACGAGTGACGGTTCAGACGTCTCTGCCTGCTGTGGCCTGGACCGCCGCCCGACAGGCCGTATATGGGGTTCTGGGAGGTGCGTATGCCGTCGACGATCTGGAGCGGCGCTATCAGCTTTGGCCTGGTCACGATCCCCATCAGAGTGATCTCGGCTACCGAGGATCACTCGATCCACTTCCACCAGGTCCACCTGGAAGACATGGGACGGGTCCGCACCCGGAAGGTGTGCGAGATCAACGGCGAGGCCGTGCCGCAGGAGGACATCGGCAAGGGCTACGAGCTCACCAAGGAGCAGACCATCCCGGTCACCGACGACGAGCTCGACCAGATGCCGTTGCCTACGGCCAAGGCCATCGAGATCGCGGCGTTCGTGGACGCCGACACGATTGACCCGGTGCGGATCGGTGACAGCTATTACCTGGCAGCCGACGGGCAGGTAGCGGCGAAGCCGTACACCCTGCTGCGCAGGGCACTTGAGCGGTCCGACAAGGCTGCCATCGCGAAATTCGCCTGGCACAACCGCGAGCGCCTCGGCCTGCTCCGGGTACGGGACAACGTCATCGTCCTCCACGCCATGAGGTGGCCGGACGAGATCCGCGACCCGTCCGAGCTGGCCCCGAAGGAACCCGAACTGGACGAGAAAGAGATCGAGCAAGCGGTACAGCTCGCCGACAGCATGACCATCGACAACATCTCCGGCTTCCGTGACGCGTACCGGGACGCCCTGGAAGAGCTCATCGAGGCAAAGAGCGAGGGCAAGGAACCAGCCCAGCCAGCCGAGGGCGAAGCGCAGCAGCCGGCACAGGTCGTCGACCTGATGGCAGCCCTGAACGCGTCCGTGCAGAGGGCCAAGGAGTCCCGCGGCGAGACCGGCGAACACGCCACCGTCCACGAGATGAAACCCCGCAAGAAGATGGCCGCAAAGAAGACGGCCAAGAAGGCGCCCGCCAAAAGGTCGGCGGCCAAGAAGACCACGACGAAGAAGACGGCAGCGAAGAAGAGCGCCGGCCGAAAGCCCCGCAGCGCCTGACTACCCGAGCAACCCGAGCTCGCTGTCTGGCCGGCAGTGGATGCAGGCCGGATCCCGTCGGCGAGTGCGGCGAGGGCCTGTCCGCGGGTGATGGCCCGGTAGCGCTTCCCGGCGCGGCACGGCACCCGCCGACGTGAACCTCGATGGGCCGGGCGCCGACTCCGATGCTGAGCTCAACGATCCAGTCCGGGGTGAGCGGCCGTCGCTCCTGGCCCTGCTGCCGTTACTTCTCCCGCTGCTCGACCGTCGCGAGTCGATGCGCTCAACCCACATGGCGTGCCAGGTCCGCAGAGTGCGGAGGCGAGGCAGATCAGGTGGCATATAGGGCACACGTTCGATTGTGGTGTCGTAGGTGTGACCGTGCCCCCACCGCTCGGAGGGGGCATGGCCGCAATACGTTCGTCTTGGTCAATCGGGCGGCTCTGCGGCAGTGGGTGCCACCTCTGATCCGTAGGCGGGTGCGCCGTTGAGGCCGGCCGGCCTGCCGCGTGCAGAGCGGCACCGCCCGAAACGGCCGACAAATCATCAACAGGACAGCATGCGTCTGTCAGACGGAGGGTCAGGCCCCTCGGGCGGCGCCACCGACATCCTCACAGTCAGGCGCTGATACCAGGCCCGCCAGTACCGCGGACATCACTTCACCACGACGTTGTCCCCGGACGACGTCGACGGCCCGGTGGTGGTGTTGCCGTAGTACACCCAGCGCCACGTACCCGTCTTGGAGGCCTTCACGGTCGTCCTGAGATCACCCGAGCCGTTCGCGTACACCTTCTTCACCGTGGCGTAGGAGGCGGCGCCGGCAGGCTTGAACTGCAGGCTCACCAGGCGGCCTCCGTAGGAGGCGTACTTCCTCGTCTCCCAGTTGGCCCGCGTGACCTTTCCGGTCACGGTGATGGTCCTGTCCTTGGACACCGGTTCGGGCGAGGCGTTGACGGTCAGGCGGGAGTTGCGCTTGACGTGGACCGTCAGACCCTCGTCGTCGGTGTCACCACCGCCGCCCTCGAAGGACACCTCGGCCCCGACCTTCCAGGCCCCGGCCTCGCTG from Streptomyces sp. NBC_01707 includes the following:
- a CDS encoding helicase HerA-like domain-containing protein, producing the protein MSGSDSTGGSAESGIGDGAGAGPGEDVGVLPQQARAIADGYAVDGAALDLGALLWDGACLPAAQIRIPLAMLNRHGLVAGATGTGKTKTLQLIAEQLSANGVPVFLADIKGDVSGIAAPGVPGGKVAERAGQVGQQWEAKGFPCEFYALGGIGPGIPLRATVTDFGPVLLSKVLQLNRTQEQSLGLIFHYADAKGLELVDLKDLRAVVAFLVSDTGKPELKGIGGLSTATAGVILRSLTAFEQQGASDFFGEPEFETAEFLRQAPDGRGLVSVLELASVQDKPELFSTFLMWLLADLFHDLPEVGDLERPKLVFFFDEAHLLFNGASKAFLDSITQTVRLIRSKGVGIFFVTQTPRDVPGDVLAQLGNRVQHALRAFTPDDAKALRATVKTFPNSSYDLEELLTGLGIGEAVITVLSERGAPTPVAATRLRSPQSLMGPLGAAELDAAVKGSPLYGSYAQPVDRESAYEKLTAEHEAEQRAVAEAAGRPAKEPAKRSGRPEDDASLVEQVVGSGVFRSLARSVGTQLGREISRSLFGTARRRR
- a CDS encoding HhH-GPD-type base excision DNA repair protein, with the protein product MTESNRSKAITLRIAQQPEADELLGRSPLAAMIGMLLDQQVPMEWAFSGPFTLAQRMGSDDLDAHEIAAYDPEAFTELFSAKPALHRYPGSMAKRVQQLCQFLVAEYDGDASAVWSDAGTGAELLKRLKALPGFGDQKAQIFLALLGKQLDVRPTGWRAAAGPYGEAGSHRSVADITGPDSLAKVRAQKQEAKAAAKAAAAKKR
- a CDS encoding Ku protein, giving the protein MPSTIWSGAISFGLVTIPIRVISATEDHSIHFHQVHLEDMGRVRTRKVCEINGEAVPQEDIGKGYELTKEQTIPVTDDELDQMPLPTAKAIEIAAFVDADTIDPVRIGDSYYLAADGQVAAKPYTLLRRALERSDKAAIAKFAWHNRERLGLLRVRDNVIVLHAMRWPDEIRDPSELAPKEPELDEKEIEQAVQLADSMTIDNISGFRDAYRDALEELIEAKSEGKEPAQPAEGEAQQPAQVVDLMAALNASVQRAKESRGETGEHATVHEMKPRKKMAAKKTAKKAPAKRSAAKKTTTKKTAAKKSAGRKPRSA
- a CDS encoding LLM class flavin-dependent oxidoreductase, which produces MPPTSKPLRKLGFLTIGLFDGTDPRRGHEATLSIIELGERLGFDSAWVRHRHLQYGISSPVVVLAAASQRTSRIQLGTAVTPLGWENPLRLAEDLATVDILSGGRLNPGVSVGPPMQYERVKHALYPDTADAEDFGYERVRRLLAFVRGEPATDFSGTEGFEAYSDLVQPHSPGLAGRMWYGGGSLRSARWAGEQGMNFLTSSVVKAEESEDFAEIQLSHIRAFRARHPDGERARVSHGLVVIPTDTASAQQRAKYEAYARERMPRTTAPQGPARMMFAPDLVGSSAEIAERLHAHAAFREVDEVAFALPFTFDHDDYVQILTDIATELAPALGWQPSV